One Kushneria konosiri genomic window, GCCCTTTTGCCAGCCTGCCCAGAGGGATGCCTGACCGCGGGCATTTTCGACGTCATAATTCGGCCAGAGCCCATCCCAGAGGCTTGCCAGACGACGGGCCTGGTCAGCCTCGACCTTGATCTGAAGCTGTCCATCAAGCGGGGAGAGATGATCGAAGCGACCCGCCAGCCTGAAGCCGGCATCATTGGCATCCTCCCAGCGCGCCGAAACCAGCACCGTTTTCGAACCGCTTCCAGCCTCGCCAACGGCCACCCGGTCGAGCAACAGCGAAGGATGCCTGGCCGGCGCCTCATCCGAGGCCTGATCATCTGAAGCCCCCTTTGGCGGGCGGGGATGAAAGTTGATACGGCCATTTTCAAGATCGGCCGATTGCTGCATCAGTGCCTCGACCCACGTCGTTACGCGCTCGGGCGTAAACTCGAAGGGCTGATCGTTATTATCCTTTCGGGAAGGCCCCCATCCCCACTGCCCTGGCGCAGTCTCGTAGAGATCGAGCGTGGCATCGCGCGCGCGAAGCGAAGACAGTTTCAGGCTCTGCCCGGCCAGCAGGTCGAAGACATCAAGGTGCGCATCGAGTGCCCCCAGCGATACCAGCGAGCGTGTCCCCTCGTCGCCATTCAGGGCGAGGTTGTTCAGCGACACTACCAGGTCGCGCCCCTCAAGCTCGACACGCAGGTCCTGCCAGCGCACATGGTATTGCGCCGGTAGATCCAGCAGTTCGAGGACCTGCTGCTGCAGGCCAGGCTGGTTGAGCACACCAAGGCGCAGCGACGTGGTCAACACCGCCAGCAGCAGTAAAATGATCGCCAGCAGGGTCAGCAGCCAGCGCGTCAGGATTCGAAGCGAAGACATGATCACATCAGTACGATGTCGTACTGCTCCTGACAATAATGCTGTTCCACCTGAAAGCGGATGGTCTTGCCAATAAAACTTTCCAGATCAGCCACCGCCGTCGACTCCTCTTCATGCAGTCTGTCTACCACGCTCTGGGCGGCCATGACCAGATAGGTATCCGGCGAATAGGCCCGCTCCTCTCGCATGATTTCGCGGAAGATCTCATAGCAGACGGTCTCCGGGGTCTTGAGCGTGCCACGTCCCTTGCAGACAGGACACGGCTGGCAGAGCACATGCTCCAGGCTCTCTCGGGTCCGCTTGCGCGTCATCTGCACCAGCCCCAGCTCGGTGACGCCGGACAGTCGGGTCCGCGCATAATCGCGTTCAAGCGCCTTTTCCAGCACCCGTAGAACCTGGCGCTGATGGTCGCTGTCGAGCATATCGATGAAATCGATAATGATGATGCCGCCAAGGTTGCGCAGTCGAAGCTGTCGAGCGATCGCCGTGGCCGCTTCCAGATTGGTCTTGAAAATGGTCTCTTCAAGATTGCGATGTCCCACAAAGGCGCCGGTATTGACGTCAATGGTGGTCATCGCCTCGGTCTGGTCGATGATCAGATAGCCGCCGGACTTGAGATCGGCACGGCGCTCCAGCGCGCGCTGCAGCTCATCCTCGACCGAAAAGAGGTCAAAGATGGGTCGCTCGCCCGGATAATATTCGATGCAGGACTCCAGCGCCGGCATCAGCTCTCGAGCAAACTCTCGCAGTCGATCATGATTTTCCCGCGAATCAATCCGGATGCGCTCGATTCCTTCACGCATGACATCGCGAAGCGTGCGGGTCGGTAATGCCAGATCTTCGTAAAGCACGGCCGGTGCCTTTGTGGCCCGACGTGCCACATCGATCTTGCGCCACAACCTGAGCAGAAACTGCATGTCAGCGGCCAGCGACTGCTCATCGACCCCTTCGGCCGCCGTACGAATGATGAAGCCACCGACAAGCCCATCCCGCGCCCCGGCCTGAGCATTGACCATCTCGCGAAGACGTTCGCGTTCCGCGTCGTCCTCGATACGCTGGGAAACACCGGTATATGCTGCTCCCGGCATATACA contains:
- the rng gene encoding ribonuclease G, with the translated sequence MSGEILINMTPMETRVAVVENGVLQEAWIERDQCRGIVSNIYMGKVVRVLPGMQAAFVDIGQSRTAFIHAHELMPAGHPGQEAAPIRTLVHEGQALVVQVIKDPMGTKGARLTTQLSIPSRYLVYMPGAAYTGVSQRIEDDAERERLREMVNAQAGARDGLVGGFIIRTAAEGVDEQSLAADMQFLLRLWRKIDVARRATKAPAVLYEDLALPTRTLRDVMREGIERIRIDSRENHDRLREFARELMPALESCIEYYPGERPIFDLFSVEDELQRALERRADLKSGGYLIIDQTEAMTTIDVNTGAFVGHRNLEETIFKTNLEAATAIARQLRLRNLGGIIIIDFIDMLDSDHQRQVLRVLEKALERDYARTRLSGVTELGLVQMTRKRTRESLEHVLCQPCPVCKGRGTLKTPETVCYEIFREIMREERAYSPDTYLVMAAQSVVDRLHEEESTAVADLESFIGKTIRFQVEQHYCQEQYDIVLM